The Penicillium psychrofluorescens genome assembly, chromosome: 2 nucleotide sequence CTGGTATTCGTGGGGAGTGGACTGGCGAGCTGTGATAGCGGTAGGTTCTCTATATATTTTGACGTGGATTTTGACTGACGATGTATCAGTGGGTATGCGGCACAGTCCCCTCTCTACCTGGCTTCGTGGGATATGTCAATCCCACCGTCAAGGTGCCTCTGGGCCTCACTCACCTCTACTACATCTGCTTTTTAACTGGCCTTTCCATCAGTGCTACCGTATACTGTACTCTCCATTGGATTTTCCCTGTCGAAGCCATCCGGAATTTCCTGGAATGCGCTCCTCCCGCCGGGACCTTGATGCGTGAATATCGGGAGCGCTGGGATCGAGGCGATAACGTTGTCACAGATGTTATAGAGACGACAAAGCTTGACTCTGTTAGTGTTTAGTCAGGTAATTCTTGAGATATCTGGAATCAATTCATTTTGCAATGGTAGAAGAAAAAGTATATTGCAACATCATGGTCTACTAATCGAATGGACCCCGAGTCCGACAAGAGCCTCGGTATAGAATATGAGTCTAGGGGAAATAACATAAAAGATCATCTCGCTTTGCATCGCTTTTTTCGTCGCTCACAAGAGGTCGGCATTTATTTCTtgaccaggccgaggaggttgATGCTCTTGGGCCGCTCGATGGGCATGCCCAAAGCACGATCCcagacgagctggacgagaGGACCTAGAGCACGGCTGACACCGAAAGCGACGGTGTAATAGAGGGGCTGCTGGAAGCCATAGTGGTGGAAAAGGACACCAGAGGCGGCGTCGACGTTGGGGTGAGGGTTCTTAGTCTGAAGCACGGGTTAGTCAATTGAGAAGGACATCGAGATGTCTTGTACATACCTTGCCATGTTCGGTCAGCACACCAGGCGCAATCTCAgcgttcttcttgaccagCTGGAAGACCGGGTTGGCCAGCACATCCGGCCGGGTAGCCGCAAAGTCCATCAGGGCTTCGAAGCGCGGGTCTGGCTTGCGCAGGACACCGTGGCCGTACCCTGGCACCACGCGACCGGACTTGAGAGTTGTCCACAGGTAATTGCGGACATCCTCATCGGTGAACTTGGTACCGATCTTATCCTGCATGGCCATGATCCAGCGCAGAACCTCTTGGGCAGCCAGTCCGTGCAACgggccagccagacccagcAGGCCGGCGCTGTAGCTCAGGAAAGGGTCACTGAGGGCGCTGCCCACAAGGTGGGTGGCGTGAGCCGACACATTGCCACCTTCGTGATCGCCGTGCAGGGCGAGATACAGACGCAGCAGGTCGTGGAAATCCTCGTTCTTCGAGCCACCCTTGCCAAGCAGCTCGGCAAAGTTGTACGACCAATCCTGGGCGACATCCAGCTTCTGTGTGCCGACGGCATCAATCTCATTCGGGCGGAAGACAAGGGCCGCGACACGGGGGATTTTAGCAAGCAGCGAAATGCAGTCGTCAAAGGTAGGCTCCCAGTACTCGGCCTTGTTCAGGCCCTTCTCGTAAGCCTGAGCGAACTTGGACTCGGTGTTGAGAGCCGCCACGGCAACCGACAACTGGGTCATCGGATGCATAGACTTGGGGAATGTCttgaccagatccaggatatgctgcggcagctccgacttctcggccagttcGCGCGAGAAGGCGCGCACCTGCGCAGTCGAGGGCACCTGGCCCGTCAGGAGCAGCCAAAACATGGCCTCGGGGAGCATCTCGGTCCCCGAGGTTCCCTTGGGAAGTTCATTTTGGCAGTCCTTGATAGTCTTGCCGTGGAACCGGATGCcctcgtcggcatccagGACGGAGCCCTCCCACAGCATGGCCTTGAGGCCGCGCATGCCACCGATCACATTGCCCACCTTGACTTCACCAATAACCTCGTCGCTCTGGGCCTTGACCTTCTGCAGGAGCTCCCGCTTGGCGGGGATGACCTCCTTCAGAGTGGATTTGAGATCGAGCTCGGCCGTTGCGTAGTGGCGGGTGGCCGCGAAGAAAGGGCGAGAAGCCTGTGGTGAGAGAATTGATTAATTGACATCCCAAGCCATATAGAGCAACTGAGGTCGGACTCAccttggccagcttggtGGCATGGCGGGTGGACCGCAGGCTGAGGGCCATTGTGAGTGTGCTGATGGGTCCGGGGTTGAATTGCGGGGGGCGGGAGACTCGGTgtggggagaagaagagaccgacAGAGTGAGGGAGAAGTGGTTTGGATGTTTAGGAAGTGGAATGGAAGTCAACAGGAGAGGACAAAGccagagagaaagagggagaaagaaaggaagaacGAAACAGAGGATGATCAACTGTGCAGCCAACGTCTCGGTTGAGCGCGGGGGTCTGATCCCTACCGAGGCCCGGTTGCAGGCGGTACCAGACTCTCTGCGCACCACAGCCCGAAAGTCGGGGTTGAGCCCGAGATCGCAGGGATAAATATAGCGATCGTGATGGTTATTTCTTTTTTGACAGGATGAGCTAACAGTTTATCCCCTCGTATAGGCATCTAGGGGTACATTCGACCTCGAGTAGTCTATCCGCAATGGCATTCCAGCTCACCTAAGCATTCTGAACCCTCACGAGGATAGAATAGTACCGCCTTATCTCGATCTGTGCATCGGGTGAGCGGAAGGAGACTGGGATGAACGCCCGTTAGCACGTGTAACTCTGGTGACGGTGGACGGTGCCTTGCTGCCTGAAGGAGCCACAACAGTCAGCCGCAGTCCATCCTCTGTTGACGTTGTCTGTCGGCGTCGAGGTTTATTGCTTGCTCATGAGAAAGACCTTGCAAGCCATGCTTCGTGTTCCACGTTTCCTTTCAAATGCATTGATCTTCAACTTGTGATTTCCTTTCCATCCACTCTGGTCCTTGTTTTGGAGCCTATACTTTCGATAATTTCTTGTCTATACTGCGCCGGAGATAGGAGAGGAATGGTGCATATATTATTCGGTGGCTTCTTTTTGACCCGTAGCAAAGAGTGCAAAGTTGGTCGTTCGAAACGCAGTCGCCATCAGTAGAGCAGCGTTGATGCCTGAGTGCCTGGCTGCCTGAGTGCCTGAGCAGGCCCGGCCGATAAGCATGCTTGTCAGCAAGGCCCCTGATTGGCTGCAAAAATGTCTGCGCccccaaaacaaaaaaaaaagtctcTGGGTTTTGCCATCAGCCGTTGTTCACCCTGTACATATTCCCTGTTGTCCATACTTCTATCGCGTCGGGGTCAGCTGGCAAGTATCGGGCTCGTGTGTACTGTCATCTTTGAGATCCCTGAGATCCAGACACACACATTTCTTTCATCTGGGAGTCTTCCAGCCCTCTCCCAGCGCAGCACCCGAATCCATCCCACCCCCGCCAGACGATGCCGCACACCGTGGAGTCTCCTGCCATGCCCACCGTCGTCGACAAAACCCCGTCTGCCGTTCCCCCGACTGTGGACGAGATCGGCTCTctcatcaacaccatcttTTCTGCCGATACCTCGCAGCAGTCCCTCGATGGCTCCTATGCCTTGACCAACCTTCTTATCCAGAGCGTCGGCTGCGCCGGTCTGCTCAACTACAATGTTGTCGCCGAAGCGAAAAAGGCTGCGGCCGATAAGAAGAATGGAGCCAAGCGGGAAAGTGCCATG carries:
- a CDS encoding uncharacterized protein (ID:PFLUO_002781-T1.cds;~source:funannotate): MALSLRSTRHATKLAKASRPFFAATRHYATAELDLKSTLKEVIPAKRELLQKVKAQSDEVIGEVKVGNVIGGMRGLKAMLWEGSVLDADEGIRFHGKTIKDCQNELPKGTSGTEMLPEAMFWLLLTGQVPSTAQVRAFSRELAEKSELPQHILDLVKTFPKSMHPMTQLSVAVAALNTESKFAQAYEKGLNKAEYWEPTFDDCISLLAKIPRVAALVFRPNEIDAVGTQKLDVAQDWSYNFAELLGKGGSKNEDFHDLLRLYLALHGDHEGGNVSAHATHLVGSALSDPFLSYSAGLLGLAGPLHGLAAQEVLRWIMAMQDKIGTKFTDEDVRNYLWTTLKSGRVVPGYGHGVLRKPDPRFEALMDFAATRPDVLANPVFQLVKKNAEIAPGVLTEHGKTKNPHPNVDAASGVLFHHYGFQQPLYYTVAFGVSRALGPLVQLVWDRALGMPIERPKSINLLGLVKK